The window TTGAGGAAGGTGCCGGTGCCGCGGGCCAACTGGTTGCCCTCGCCGTCGCGTAGCACGCCGTCGGCGATGAGTTGTTTCGGGTGGTCGTTGACGACTTCCGCGGTCGCGACGAGTTCGCCCGTCGAGACCGGCCGGGTCAACTGGAGGTGGAAATCGGTCGTCAGCACGAAGACGTCCTCGACGATGGAGTTGGCGGCGAAGAAGGTGGCGTCGTCGAGCGCCTTGAAGTAATAGGAGCCGTGAACCGCGCCCGCGGCGTGGTGTTGGCTCTCGTCGGCTTCGATACGCACTTCGGCGGTTCCCTCGCCCGTAATCGAAAGGGTCGGCTCGACGCCCTCGTTACAGGGCGCATCGTGGTACATCCGTTCGAGTTTCCGGTAGTGCTCCATATCGGGGCCTCGCCGCGGCGAGGCATTTGGGTGTCGGTGTCGGCATCGCCGTCGGCCATAGCCAACAGTTTCGGCCGCCGACACGGAACTGGAGGTTTTTAACCGAACGCGGCGAACGGACACACGTGAGCGAGCCGATTCCGACGGGGTGTGAAACCGTCGACGACCTCCTGAACGGCGGCTTCGAGCGGGGCACCGTCACACAGATTTACGGCCCGCCGGCCGCGGGCAAGACGAACCTCGCGCTGTCGGCAGCCATCGAAGTCGCCGCCGACGGCGGGACCGCCCTCTACATCGACACGGAGGGGATCTCCGTCGACCGCTTCGAGCAACTGGCCCGCGCGAAGGCCGGCGAGGAATCCGTTGAGGACATCGCTTCGCGGGTTATCATCACCGATGCCCTGGATTTCGCCGAACAGCAGGAGGCCGTCAAGGACGCCGCGGACTTCGCCGAACAGGCCGACCTCGTGGTCCTCGACAGCGCTACCGGCTTCTACCGACTGGAGCGGCACAACGAGGACGAAGGCGACACCCTCCGACAGGTCGCCAGTCAAGTGACCCACCTGCTGTCGCTGGCCCGCCGTCACGACCTCGCGGTCGTCATCACGAATCAGGTCTACTCGGACCCCGATTCGGACTCCTCGCGGGCGCGCCCGCTCGGCGGTCACACCCTGACCCACTGGTCGGGGACCGTCCTCCGACTCGAACGATTCCGGGCCGGCAACCGCCGCGCAACTCTCGAAAAACACCGCGCGAAAGCCGCCGGGGAGACGGCCCGGTTCCGTATCACCGACAGCGGCCTCGAAGGCGTCGAAGAAGAGGTCTGACCGTCGCGCGCCTTATTCGTCCAGATACGCCGCTTCGGCCCGCCGGACGATTTCTCTAACTGCGAGGTCCGTTTCCTCCGCAACCGCGAGGGCGTCGTCGTACTCCGCGCTGACGTCGTAGACGCCGCCGTCTTCGTCGCTCGCGACTTTGACGGTAATCTCGTAAGTCTCGCCGTCGATGTCGAGTTCGACCGTCTCGAAACGCCGGTCGGCAATCCAGCGGTGACTCGCTGCCGTCTCGCGGATGCCGAGCGTGCCCGTTTCCTCGGCGAGGCGGCGCGCGACCGCCTGCACGTCCTCGGGTTTGACGATGACCTTGATGAGGTGCCCCGGCCGGGATTTCTTCATCGTTGCCGGAAGGATTGTCACATCGCGTGCGCCGGCGTCCGTGAGTCGCTTTTGGAGGCCACCCAGAACCTCGGGCGTCGCGTCGTCGAGGTTCGTCTCTAGGACGCGAATCCCGTCGCGCGTGAGGCCGGCTTTTGCCTCGCCGCGGGTCGCTCGCAGGACGTTCGGGTACTCCGCGAAGGATTTGGTGCCAGCACCGTAGCCTGAAGCCTCGATTTGCATCTCGGGCAGCGAGGAAACGCCCTCGGCGAAGTGGGCGAGCAGTGCCGCGCCGGTCGGCGTCAGCAGTTCTTCGTCTATCGGGCCGCCTTCGACCTCCCACGACGCCGTCTCGACGATGTAGGAGACGGCGGGCGTCGGTACGGGATAGACCCCGTGGCTCATCGACACCTCGCCGCCACCCACGGAGACGGGCGTCGTCACGATGCGGTCGAGGTCCAGGTCGTCGAACAGGAGCGCCGCGCCGACGATGTCGGCGATGGCGTCGTCGGCGCCGACCTCGTGGAAGTGGGTTGCTTCGAGGTCGGTGCCGTGCACGCGCGATTCGGCCTCGCCGAGGATGCGGAAGACCGCCTGCGCGTCCGCGGTGACTTCCTCGGAGAGGTCCATCTTGCCGACGAGGTCACGACACTCGGCGTAGGTCCGATGGGGACCGTGGCCCTCGGCGTGGCCGTCATCGTGGCTGTGGTCGTGAGTATGGTCGTGGTCGTGACTGTGCCCATGCTCGTGGTCATGGCTGTGTTCGTGGGCGTGTCCCTCGTCGCTTTCTTCGTCGGCCACCAGCACGTCCACGTCCGTCGCCACGATACCGTTCTTCGTGGTTTCGCCGATACGATACTCGACATCGAGGACGTCCTCGACGACCGACAGTCGGTCGGGGTTGGCGCCGGCCGCGACCAGCGCGCCGAGTATCATGTCGCCGCTGGCGCCGGTCCGGCCGTCGAAGGCGAGCGTCTGCATACCCGCGAATCGGGTGGCCGGCGCGAAAAGTGACACGGTGGCAGGGCCGAGGTTTAACCCCCGTCCGCCCGTCGGGTCGGGTATGCGTGCCGCCATCTTCGAATCACCGGAAGAAATCGGCATCGAGGAGGTACCGAAACCGGACATCGAGGACCCGACGGACGCCATCGTCCGGGTCACCCACACCGCGATCTGCGGGTCAGACCTCTGGTTCTACCGGGGCCTGAGCGACCGCGAGGAGGGTTCTCGCGTCGGCCACGAACCGATGGGCATCGTCGAAGACGTCGGCGACGAGGTTACCTCCGTCAAGCCGGGTGACCGCGTGTTCGCGCCCTTCGTCGTCAGTTGCGGGCAATGCGAGTTCTGCCGGAAGGGACTGCACACCTCGTGTGTCAACGGCGGGTCGTGGAGCGGCGACAACGGCGGCGCACAGGGTGAGTACGTCCGGTCGCCACATGCCGACGGCACGCTTGTTCGGGTGCCGGACCGACACGCCGACGACGAGGATACCCTGCGGTCGCTGCTGCCGCTGACCGACGTGATGGGGACGGGCCACCACGCGGCGGTCAGCGCGGGCGTCGACGAAGGCGACACCTGTATCGTCGTCGGCGACGGCGCGGTCGGCCTCTGTGGTGTGCTCGCGGCCCGCCGGCTCGGCGCCGAGCGCATCATCGCGATGGGCCACCACGAGGACCGACTCGAACTTGCCGAGGAGTTCGGCGCCACGGAGACGGTCGCTGCCCGCGGCGAAGAGGCTGTCGAGCGCGCGCAGGACCTCACCTACGGCGGCGCGAATCACGTACTGGAATGTGTCGGCGCGGCGTCGGCGATGGAGACGGCCATCGAGGTCTGTCGCCCCGGCGGCACCGTCGGCTACGTCGGCGTCCCCCACGGCGTCGACGAGGAAGGGCTGGACGTCTATTCGATGTTCGGCGACAACATCACGCTGCGGGGCGGCATCGCGCCGGTTCGGGCCTACGCCGAGGAGTTGATGGCCGACGTCCTGCAGGGGACGCTCGACCCGTCGCCGATTTTCACGAAGACGGTCGATTTGGACGGCGTTCCGGCGGGCTACCGCGCTATGGACGAACGTGAAGCCATCAAGGTGCTGGTGAAGCCACAGCGGTAGGCCGACCCCCGGCAGCAAAAAGCATATCTCCGGCGCGTCCCGATACTATGTATCAGGATGAACGAGGTTCAACTAGAGGTCGCGAAGGCCTACCCGAACGACTCGGGCCGGGGCATCGCGCGCCTCGACCCCGACACGCTTCTGCATCTGAAGCTGTCTCCGGGAGACATCATCGAAATTGAGGGTGCAGACACGACCGCGGCGAAGGTCTGGCGGGCCGACCGGCAGGACTGGAACACCGATACGGTCCGCATCGACGGGTTCACGCGCCAGAACGCCGATGTCGGTATCGGCGAGCGCGTGACGATTCGGAAGGCCGAGGCGACGAAAGCGGACAAACTCGTCCTCGCGCCGCCCGAGGAGGCGTCGGTCCAGTTCGGCTCCGACGCCGCCGGCATGGTCAAACGCCAGATTCTCAAGCGGCCGGTCGTCGAACGCGACATCGTACCCGTAATGAGTTCGACGAACCACCCGTTCATGCGGTCGCCCGGACAGGCGATTCCGCTCATCGCCGTCGAGACGGAACCGGACGGGGTCTGTCTCATCACCGAGGACACCGAGGTCGAACTCCGCGAGGAGCCAATCAGCGGCTTCGAGAAGACCGGTGGGGGAATTACCTACGAGGACATCGGCGGCCTGCAAAACGAGATTCAGCGGGTCCGCGAGATGGTCGAGTTGCCGATGAAACACCCCCAGATATTCAAGAAACTCGGCATCGAGCCGCCCGCGGGGGTGTTGCTCCACGGCCCGCCCGGGACCGGCAAGACCCTGCTGGCGAAGGCCGTCGCCAACGAGACGTCGGCGTCGTTCTTCTCCATCGCCGGCCCCGAGATTATCTCGAAGTACTACGGCGAATCCGAACAGCAACTCCGTGAAATCTTCGAGGACGCGACCGAGGAGTCACCGTCTATCATCTTCATCGACGAGTTGGACTCCATCGCGCCCAAACGCGAGGACGTCACCGGCGAGGTCGAACGCCGTGTCGTCGCCCAACTGCTGACGATGATGGACGGCCTCGAAGAGCGCGGGCAGGTCGTCGTCATCGCTGCGACCAACCGGGTCGACTCGGTCGACCCCGCGCTCCGCCGTCCCGGCCGCTTCGACCGCGAAATCGAAATCGGCGTCCCCGACGAGACCGGCCGCAAGGAAATCCTCCAGATTCACACCCGCGGGATGCCGCTGGCCGACGACGTCTCGCTGGACCACATGGCCGACGAGACCCACGGCTTCGTCGGTGCCGACATCGAGAGCCTAACCAAAGAAGCCGCGATGAAGGCCCTGCGGCGTTACCTCCCGGAAATCGACCTCGACGAGGAGGACGTTCCGCCGAGTCTCATCGACCGTATGATAATCAAGCGGTCGGACTTCCGCGGCGCGCTCAACGAGGTCGACCCCTCGGCGATGCGGGAGGTGCTGGTCGAACTCCCCAAGGTTTCCTGGGACGACGTCGGCGGCCTCACCGAACCCAAAGAGCAGGTACAGGAGTCCGTCGAGTGGCCGATGAACCAACCGGAGAAGTTCGACCGTTTCGGTATCGAACCGCCCGCGGGCGTCCTACTCTATGGCCCGCCCGGTACCGGGAAGACGCTGATGGCCAAGGCCGTCGCCAACGAGACCAACGCTAACTTCATCTCGGTGCGCGGCCCGCAACTCCTCTCGAAGTGGGTCGGCGAAAGCGAGAAGGCCATCCGCCAGACCTTCCGGAAGGCCCGGCAGGTTTCGCCGACGGTCATCTTCTTCGACGAGCTCGACAGCCTCGCGCCGGGCCGCGGCGGCGAAACCGGCTCGAACGTCTCCGAGCGGGTCGTCAACCAACTGTTGACCGAACTCGACGGCCTCGAGGAGATGGGCGAGGTGATGGTCATCGGTGCGACCAACCGCCCCGACATGATCGACCCCGCGCTCATCCGTTCCGGGCGGTTCGACCGCCTCGTCATGATCGGCGAACCCGACGTCGACGGCCGCGAGCAGATTCTCCGCATCCACACCGAGGACATGCCGCTGTCGCCGGACGTCAGCCTCCGTGAACTCGCCGAAATCACCGGTGGCTACGTCGGTTCGGACCTCGAATCCATCGCGCGAGAGGCGGCCATCGAGGCCCTCCGCGAGGACGACGACGCCGAGGAAGTCGGGATGAGCCACTTCCGGCAGGCGCTCGATTCGGTCCGCCCGACCATCTCCGACGACATCCGTGAGTACTACGAGCAGATCGAAGAGGAGTTCCGCGGCGGCGGTGCCGAGGCCGGACACCGGCAGGGCGGCGGCCGTATCGGTTTCCAATAGAACCTTTTTGCACGCTCGGGCGCCTGCGGCGCCCTCGCGGCAAAAACGTTCATGAAAAAGACACGGCGGCCTTCCCTCAGGAAGACTCGCTTCGCTCACGGCTTCGCCGTTCGCTTCTCGTGGTTCTCGCTCCCTGCGGTCGCTCCGAACCACGCACCGCTCGTCTTCCAACGCTCCCGCTCACTCCGTTCGCGGGACCTACGGTCAGGCCTTGGTCCCGCGCCTCATGGTTCGAAAGACGCCTTCGACGTCTTTCGTCATCACGAGAGAGCTTCGCTCTCTCGAACGACTTCGTTCGGCGCGGTGTGGTTCGAAAGACGCCAACGGCGTCTTTCGTCATGCCAAAAGAGCGCCCCGCGCTCTTTTGAGCAAACCGCTCGCGCCCTGCGGGCGCTCGCGGATGCTATCAGAAATCTTTACTTAAGAGACGCTCGCTCTGCTGTGGAGTACGAAGCCAGCGAACACCACGATATAGCCGACCAGCGTTAGGAATAGGCCAGCATCCTGAATGAACAAGGCTTGCTCGAAGGAGAGGAGTGGCGTCACCATGAGGGAACCGAGTGCACCCAGTGCGGCGGCCTGCCCAATCGCGAGCAGACAGGCGCCTCCGGCGAGGACTTTCATCACGCGCCGCCGAGTCGACGAGTCGGCGACCGGATGCCGATACCGGAGATAACCGTAGAACCCCCCGATAATCGTGAGTTGGAACAGCAGGGCAATTAGGCCGAGTTGAACGAATCCGGGAACCACTACCCGCCGTTCGACCGGCCTTGAATTAATCGTTATGCGTGTTTCTCGTCCGATAATCGTGTGGGAGGAATCCTGAAACGGCCGCCAGAGGAGAATATCAGTAAATTAGTTCGTCGCTGTTGTCGACCATATAGAGAGTGCGGGCGGCGATATTGACGGCGTGGTCGCCCATCCGTTCGAGGTCCCGGATCGTCAGCAGGAGGCGCGAAACCTCGCCCATCAGGTCCTCGATTTCCTCGTCGGAGGAATCATCGCCCAGTTCCGTCTCGATGAGGTCCCGGACGACGGTACTGGAGGCCCGTTCACAGAGCGCGTCGATTTCGTCGTCGCGGTCGTCGATTTCGTAGCAGGCCTCGACGTCCTTGTCGGCGTAGGCTTCCATCGAATCGTCGATCATGTCGACGACGCGGTCACCGATGCCCTGAATGTCGACGTCGGGATAGAGGTCCCGCTCGGCCTGCAGGGTGTAATCGCCGAGGTTCGTCGCGAGGTCGGCGACCCGTTCGAGGTCGGTGATGATCTTGAACGAGGCGGCGATAAAGCGGAGGTCGCCCGCGACCGGCTGCTGGAGGGCAAAGAGGTCGATACAGTCCTGTTCGAGTTCCAGATACAGTTCGTTGATCTCGTGGTCGCCCTCGATGACTTCGCGGGCGAGGTCTTCGTCTTTCGATTCGAGCGCGCGCAATCCCATACGAACCCGTTCGAGAACGACCTCGCTCATGTAGAGGACGTTCTCCCGGAGTTCGTCGAGTTGCTCCTGAAATCCCTTTCGTGCCATTGGTAGCGTGTAGTCGCGTCTCCGATGTGTTTCTTCCGGCGGTTCGTCTGACGCCTGTCTGCCGATTACCCGAACTTCCCGGTGATGTAGTCCTCGACGCGCTGGCTGGAGGGGTTCTCGAAGACCTTGTCGGTGTCGTCGAACTCCACCAGTTCGCCACCGGTGAGGAAGACGGCCGTCTTATCGGAGATACGCGCCGCCTGCTGCATGTTGTGGGTGACGATAACGACCGTGTACTCCTCCGCGAGGTCGTCGATGAGGTCCTCGATTTTCGAGGTCGCGACCGGGTCAAGCGCCGAGGCCGGTTCGTCCATCAGGATGACTTCGGGGTCCGCCGCGATGGCCCGCGCGATACAGAGCCGCTGTTGTTGGCCGCCCGAGAGGTCGAGCCCCGAGGAATCGAGCTGGTCTTTGACCTCGTCCCACAGCGCCGCGCTTTTCAGAGCCTCCTCGACGCGTTCGTCGATGTCGCCCTCGTAGCCCTGAATTTTCAGGCCGTAAGCGACGTTGTCGCGGATGGATTTCGGGAAGGGGTTCGGCTTCTGGAACACCATGCCGACCTTCCGTCGGAGGGCGACCGGGTCGACGTCGTCGTCGTAGACGTTCTTGTCGTACAGTCGGAGGTTCCCCTCGACGCGGGCGGCGTCGATGAGGTCGTTCATCCGGTTGATACACCGGAGGAACGTCGATTTCCCACAGCCGGAGGGGCCGATGAGGGCCGTTACCTGCTGTTCGGGTATCTCCATCGAGATGTCGTTGAGCGCCTGCGTCTCGTCGTACCAGACGCTGATGTTCTCGGCTTCGACGATCGTTCTGCCGGTGCCGTCACGCCCCGCCTCTTCGAGGCCTGCGACGGGGGAGTCGGCGAGCGATTCCGATTCCGACGTCGATTCCGTCTCGGTGAACGTGTTGTCCGAACTCATTGTCAGTTGATTTCGTCTCCGCGCGGGCCACGGCTGCTACGCGTTGACCCCGAGTCACGCGCCTACCCGTGCGTCGTTATCCCCAACGGGTATCCGCGTCCCTAAATACCCATCTATGATTTCTATATAGTTCTATATTTTTGGGGAGTTTCGGGCGGCTATTTTCGGCGCGGACCGTATCAGAAACACGCCATCTACCAGGTATGTTGGTATCAATGCCGATAGTTGTCTATATATTCCAGTAGTAATTTATATCTTCAGTCTATATCCGGGGTATGGAAACCCGGAAGGTGCAGGTTACGGGGGGGTCGACGTATACCGTCTCGCTGCCCAAGGAGTGGGCGACTGACAACGATATCAGCGGGGGCAGCGTCGTCGAGTTCTATCCCGAGGAGGACTCGCTACTCCTGACACCCCGCCGTGACGAGGAGAAGGTCGAAGGGACGCTCAACATCACGGGACTCGAAGACGACGAATTGATGCGTGCGGTCGTGACGATGTACGTCAGCGGTTTCGACATCATCACCCTGGAGACCCAGCAGGTCACCGCCGCCCAGCGGCGAACGATTCGCGAGGCCACCCAGGGACTGGTCGGCCTCGAAGTCATCGGCGAGACCGCCGAACGGGTCAAGCTGCAGGACCTCCTGGACTCCTCGGAACTGTCGATTCACAACGCCATCACCCGGATGCGACTCGTCTCGACGACGATGCTCGCCGACGCCGTCGATGCCCTCCTGAAGGACGACGACGACCTCGCCGCGGACGTGGTCCAGCGAGACGACGACGTCGACCGCCTGTGGTCGATGGTTTCCCGGGTGTTCCGGTCGGTCCTCCGGGACCCCTCCGCGGCCGCGACCATCGGCCTCGACCGCGAGACGTGTTTCGATTACCACTCCAGTGCCCGCCAACTCGAACGGGTCGGCGACCACGCCGCCAAAATCGCGACCCACGCCGAAACCCTCGGGTCGCCGC of the Natronomonas halophila genome contains:
- the pstB gene encoding phosphate ABC transporter ATP-binding protein PstB, with amino-acid sequence MSSDNTFTETESTSESESLADSPVAGLEEAGRDGTGRTIVEAENISVWYDETQALNDISMEIPEQQVTALIGPSGCGKSTFLRCINRMNDLIDAARVEGNLRLYDKNVYDDDVDPVALRRKVGMVFQKPNPFPKSIRDNVAYGLKIQGYEGDIDERVEEALKSAALWDEVKDQLDSSGLDLSGGQQQRLCIARAIAADPEVILMDEPASALDPVATSKIEDLIDDLAEEYTVVIVTHNMQQAARISDKTAVFLTGGELVEFDDTDKVFENPSSQRVEDYITGKFG
- a CDS encoding PaaI family thioesterase, whose translation is MEHYRKLERMYHDAPCNEGVEPTLSITGEGTAEVRIEADESQHHAAGAVHGSYYFKALDDATFFAANSIVEDVFVLTTDFHLQLTRPVSTGELVATAEVVNDHPKQLIADGVLRDGEGNQLARGTGTFLKSDVELGPDVGYE
- the larC gene encoding nickel pincer cofactor biosynthesis protein LarC, with amino-acid sequence MQTLAFDGRTGASGDMILGALVAAGANPDRLSVVEDVLDVEYRIGETTKNGIVATDVDVLVADEESDEGHAHEHSHDHEHGHSHDHDHTHDHSHDDGHAEGHGPHRTYAECRDLVGKMDLSEEVTADAQAVFRILGEAESRVHGTDLEATHFHEVGADDAIADIVGAALLFDDLDLDRIVTTPVSVGGGEVSMSHGVYPVPTPAVSYIVETASWEVEGGPIDEELLTPTGAALLAHFAEGVSSLPEMQIEASGYGAGTKSFAEYPNVLRATRGEAKAGLTRDGIRVLETNLDDATPEVLGGLQKRLTDAGARDVTILPATMKKSRPGHLIKVIVKPEDVQAVARRLAEETGTLGIRETAASHRWIADRRFETVELDIDGETYEITVKVASDEDGGVYDVSAEYDDALAVAEETDLAVREIVRRAEAAYLDE
- a CDS encoding CDC48 family AAA ATPase, with product MNEVQLEVAKAYPNDSGRGIARLDPDTLLHLKLSPGDIIEIEGADTTAAKVWRADRQDWNTDTVRIDGFTRQNADVGIGERVTIRKAEATKADKLVLAPPEEASVQFGSDAAGMVKRQILKRPVVERDIVPVMSSTNHPFMRSPGQAIPLIAVETEPDGVCLITEDTEVELREEPISGFEKTGGGITYEDIGGLQNEIQRVREMVELPMKHPQIFKKLGIEPPAGVLLHGPPGTGKTLLAKAVANETSASFFSIAGPEIISKYYGESEQQLREIFEDATEESPSIIFIDELDSIAPKREDVTGEVERRVVAQLLTMMDGLEERGQVVVIAATNRVDSVDPALRRPGRFDREIEIGVPDETGRKEILQIHTRGMPLADDVSLDHMADETHGFVGADIESLTKEAAMKALRRYLPEIDLDEEDVPPSLIDRMIIKRSDFRGALNEVDPSAMREVLVELPKVSWDDVGGLTEPKEQVQESVEWPMNQPEKFDRFGIEPPAGVLLYGPPGTGKTLMAKAVANETNANFISVRGPQLLSKWVGESEKAIRQTFRKARQVSPTVIFFDELDSLAPGRGGETGSNVSERVVNQLLTELDGLEEMGEVMVIGATNRPDMIDPALIRSGRFDRLVMIGEPDVDGREQILRIHTEDMPLSPDVSLRELAEITGGYVGSDLESIAREAAIEALREDDDAEEVGMSHFRQALDSVRPTISDDIREYYEQIEEEFRGGGAEAGHRQGGGRIGFQ
- a CDS encoding zinc-dependent alcohol dehydrogenase family protein — protein: MRAAIFESPEEIGIEEVPKPDIEDPTDAIVRVTHTAICGSDLWFYRGLSDREEGSRVGHEPMGIVEDVGDEVTSVKPGDRVFAPFVVSCGQCEFCRKGLHTSCVNGGSWSGDNGGAQGEYVRSPHADGTLVRVPDRHADDEDTLRSLLPLTDVMGTGHHAAVSAGVDEGDTCIVVGDGAVGLCGVLAARRLGAERIIAMGHHEDRLELAEEFGATETVAARGEEAVERAQDLTYGGANHVLECVGAASAMETAIEVCRPGGTVGYVGVPHGVDEEGLDVYSMFGDNITLRGGIAPVRAYAEELMADVLQGTLDPSPIFTKTVDLDGVPAGYRAMDEREAIKVLVKPQR
- a CDS encoding phosphate uptake regulator PhoU — translated: METRKVQVTGGSTYTVSLPKEWATDNDISGGSVVEFYPEEDSLLLTPRRDEEKVEGTLNITGLEDDELMRAVVTMYVSGFDIITLETQQVTAAQRRTIREATQGLVGLEVIGETAERVKLQDLLDSSELSIHNAITRMRLVSTTMLADAVDALLKDDDDLAADVVQRDDDVDRLWSMVSRVFRSVLRDPSAAATIGLDRETCFDYHSSARQLERVGDHAAKIATHAETLGSPPEDAAEALQDLHDEATEIIEMAMDALLEEDSDRATRLANDARQRVTKIDELSRRVDDEIRQLEPQQAQLLGLVVDSLSRSADYGGNIAETALQKAAPKP
- the radB gene encoding DNA repair and recombination protein RadB, coding for MSEPIPTGCETVDDLLNGGFERGTVTQIYGPPAAGKTNLALSAAIEVAADGGTALYIDTEGISVDRFEQLARAKAGEESVEDIASRVIITDALDFAEQQEAVKDAADFAEQADLVVLDSATGFYRLERHNEDEGDTLRQVASQVTHLLSLARRHDLAVVITNQVYSDPDSDSSRARPLGGHTLTHWSGTVLRLERFRAGNRRATLEKHRAKAAGETARFRITDSGLEGVEEEV
- the phoU gene encoding phosphate signaling complex protein PhoU, whose protein sequence is MARKGFQEQLDELRENVLYMSEVVLERVRMGLRALESKDEDLAREVIEGDHEINELYLELEQDCIDLFALQQPVAGDLRFIAASFKIITDLERVADLATNLGDYTLQAERDLYPDVDIQGIGDRVVDMIDDSMEAYADKDVEACYEIDDRDDEIDALCERASSTVVRDLIETELGDDSSDEEIEDLMGEVSRLLLTIRDLERMGDHAVNIAARTLYMVDNSDELIY